The Mucilaginibacter sp. PAMB04168 genome contains the following window.
TTGTGCAGCTTTAGCGCTACCGTAACCGGCATTGTTTGGTCCACTAACCAGGGCATTCTTACTTACAATGTTAATTACATCGCCACCAATGGCTTGTTTTTTCATTACCGCAACAGCAGCCTGGGTAACAAAGAACTGGCCTTTCACCAGTACATCATATAACAGGTCCCAGTCTTTTTCGGTATGATCGCCAATGGTTTTAGAGATAGATAAGCCTGCATTGTTTACAATCAAATCAACACCGCCAAAGTTTAAGGCGGCAACATCCATAGCAGCCTGAATTTGATCGGCGCTGGTTACGTCCATAACTGCAGTAGCGTATGAATCTTTACCGTAAGCAGCTTTGAATTCTTCGCCAGTACCTTCTAAACGCTCAGCGTTCATATCATTCAAGATAACAACGGCACCTTCTTCAACAAACTTTTTAGCAATAGCTTTACCAATACCACCGGCACTACCTGTAATTAAAGCAATACGGCCGCTTAAAGCTTTGGGCTTAGGCATACGCTGTAACTTGGCTTCTTCCAGTAACCAATACTCAATATCAAAAGCTTCCTGACGTGGTAACGAAGTGTACTCAGAGATAGCCTCAGCACCTTTCATTACGTTGATAGCGTTGGTATAAAACTCGGCGGCTACACGGGCAGTTTGCTTGTCTTTGGAGAAGCTGAACATACCTACACCAGGGTATAAAATAATAACCGGGTTGGTATCGCGTATAGCAGGGCTGTTATCGTGTTTGCAGGTGTTGTAATAATCGGTATACATTTGGCGGTAAGCCTCAAATGCAGGAGCCAATTTAGCTTTCAAGCCTTCTACATCACTCAAATCAGCATCAGGTGTTAAGTCCAGCACTAACGGACTGATCTTGGTGCGCAGGAAGTGATCCGGGCAGCTGGTACCCATAGGTGCCAAACGCTCTAAATCATTAGAGTTAATATATTCCAACACACGGGCATCATCAGTAAAGTGACCAATCATGTTGCGCTCGCTAGAGCAGAAACCGCGCAGTATTGGCGCTAAGGCTACCGCTTGCTTTTTACGGTTAGCCTCATCCAGGCTTTGTATTTTCTGACCGCCAAAAACAGGGCCTTTTTTGCCATAGTTTTGCTCCAGATACTCTGCACATTTTTCAATTACCTCTAAGGTATTGATGTAACTTTCATAAGCGGTATCGCCCCAGGTAAATAAACCGTGTGAGCCTAACATAATACCACGTATGCCAGGATTTGCATCTAAACAAGCTTTAAGCTGTAAGCCCAGTTCAAATCCTGGTTTTTTCCATTCAACCCAACCAATGGTACCGCCAAATAACTCTTCAGTAATTTGTTTACCGTCTTTAGCCGCAGCAATGGCTATGGCCGCATCAGGGTGCAGGTGATCGATATGTGCAAACGGCAGGAAACCGTGTAAAGGCGTATCAATAGATGGCGCTTTTGAGGCTAAATCAAAAATGCTGTGGTTAAACAGTTCAACCATTTCGTCTTCAAACTCTACACCACGGTAAACGTTTTTAAGGCTACGTAAACGATCAACATATAAAGCAGCAAGGCCACTTTTTTTCAGGGTGCCAATATCGCCGCCCGAACCTTTAATCCACATTACCTCTACCTCCTGACCAGTAAGCGGATCCTTTTGCATCAATTTGCACGAGGTGTTACCGCCGCCATAGTTGGTAAGGCGTAAATCGGCTCCTAATAAGTTGGAGCGGTATATTAATAAAGCTACCTCATCACCAGCCAGTTCGGCTGCTTTGGCATCATCCCATAGATAGCTTACGTGCTTGAATTCGGTTGTGTTGACAGACATATTGAATTTTTACTTATTACTTTTAAATTTATTTTAATGAATTTCCATAACCCACTATCAGTACTGATAGTATGATAGTAGCTATGCCCGCAATAACGGTGGTAAATGCTTTGCGGCTTACGCCTTTCCATTCTTTTAATACTAAGCCCCAAATGTTAGCTATGAGTATAATGAAGGCCATGTGCAGTATCCAAGAGCTAGGGCCGTTACCTAAGCGGCTTTCGCCCATGCCATAGAAAAAGAACTGTAAGAACCAGGTTGTACCGGCCAGCGCCGAGAACAGGTAATTGGCTAATAGTGGCGTTTTCTTATCTGTATAATTACCAAATGTTTTATTACGTGCATTCAGTATCATACAGTATATAAGGTTGGTAGTTAAACCACCCCAAAGTATCACAATGTAGGTTACGTTGTTTTGGTACAAAAAATTGCCCTGGCCTGGGTTTTTTGCCATCCATAAATTATTGGCAGTTTCCGCCATGGTATGACCGGCCTCAATACCAAAATTAAAGCAAGCGCTCAGTACCCCAGATATAATGGCTAAAGTAATACCTAAGCCAAACTTATAATCGGAATTATTATTGGCTGCCTCCTGGTCTTTAGATAATTCCCGCTCCTTCATCACACCGGCCTTGCCGCATATAAAGATGCCAATAACACAAACCAAAATACCCAAAAGCACCATTTGACCCCAATGTGTATTCATTAGTGTTGAGATGGTGTCTTTTTTAGGTTCCGGATTGAATTCATAATAAATGGACGGTATAAGCGACCCGAATATAGAACACAAACCCAGTATAACCGAACTACCCAAAGCTACGCCTAAATAACGTACACCCAGGCCATATGTTAAACCACCTATGCCCCACAGCACACCAAAAATATAGGTTAACTGTAATATGCTAAAACTGGTATTCTTTATAATTTCGGTAAAGTTCGGTATAGTTAGCCAGGCTGCCAGCGGTGGTACAATTAACCACGAAAAAAGTCCGCCTACTATCCAGAAACTTTCCCAAGCCCAGCCTTTTACCTTTTTATAAGGTATGTAGAAGCTCCCGGATGCAAAACCTCCGATGAAGTGAAAAATAACCCCTAATATTGCCTGCATTCTCTAAAATATTTTATAATTGGTGATAGCGAAAGTAGAAAAGCTGGGTAATACAGCTATCATGCACTGTCATGGTTAAATTATATAAAATTACTCAAATACGCCGGTAAAAATTAACACTTGCAATAATACTTTATTACCAGACCAATTCATAAAGTGAATAACAAACTGGATAATTTTGTACAACAAAATGTAAATATCGGCAAATAGAATTTTCACATGGCAACACCAGCCAACCCAGGCGTAATTACCAGTGCAATCGCTTGCCTAATGTAACATTGGGCAATACTTTAGGCAAATGGTTGGGTTAACTAATTATTTGTTCTACATTTATTTTTTAGTGCAAGTGATGACCAATTGATACTTCATGAAACCCATTTCTTTTTTAGAATATATTGAGATTGATTACTACTCCTCAACACCAAAATACCTGCAACTGGCCAATTCTATTGCAAAGGCTGTTCGGGATGGCCGCTTGAACAAGAACGACACCCTGCCCTCTATAAATGAACTAAACTATAACTTCGAAATATCTCGCGATACGGCAGAAAAAGCCTATAAGCATTTAAAATCTATAGGCATTTTAGGCTCGGTGCCTGGCAAAGGTTATTACATTAAAAGCAGCGAAACACTCCAGCGTTTTAAGGTGTTTTTGATGTTCAACAAGTTAAGTACGCATAAAAAACTTATTTATGATGCTATTATAGCCGGATTGGATAACCAGGCGGCCGTAGACTTTTACATCTATAACAATGATTTTTCGCTCTTCAAAAAAATGCTCGAAAATGCCAGCGAAGATTATACCCATTTTGTAATCATCGGGCACTTTTTGGAGGGTGGCGACACCGCACATGAGGTGATCAATAAAATACCGAAAGAGAAACTAATATTACTGGATAAATTGGTTAAGGGAGTTGAAGGCGAGTATGCCGCAGTATATGAAAACTTTGAGCAAGATATTTTCCATGCCCTTGAACAGGCCCTTAAACCACTAAGTAAGTACCATACCATTAAAATAACTTTTCCTGAACACACTTACCACTCTAACGAAATATTAAAAGGCTTTTTTAGTTTTTGTACGCAGTACGCCTTTAACTACAAGGTAGTGCATGATATACAAAGCGAGCCCTTGCATAGCGGCGAAGTATATATTACACTGATGGAAAATGACGTAGTGGTTTTAATTGAACGCCTGCTGCAAACCAAATACAAAATAGGCGAAGATATCGGCGTTATATCCTACAATGAAACGCCGTTAAAAAAAATCATTCTGAATGGCTTAACCACGATATCGACCGATTTTCAAAAGATGGGTGAGATTGTAGCGCAAATGATCATTAACAACCAGCGCGAACACGTGGAAAATCCTTTTTACCTTACTTTGCGCGCCTCATTGTAATCTACTATCTTTGGTAACATGAGAATAAGTGTTATTAAGACAATTGTTGCTTTCCTGATGGTGATGGGTGCCATTCAATCTAAAGCGCAAGTAAAGCTGGCTTCTTTATTTACCAGCAATATGGTACTGCAACAGCAAATGGATGTGCCTATATGGGGCTGGGATACACCCGGAAAAGCCATTACGATTACCACATCATGGAATAAGAAATTATATAAAGCGGCAGCCGACCAAACCGGTAAATGGAAAATAAAAATAAGCACCCCTGCAGCCGGCGGCCCTTATACAATTACCATTAGTAACGGGCAAATAACCAAGCTTGACAATGTATTAATTGGTGAAGTTTGGGTACTGGGCGGTCAATCGAACATGGAAATGCCCATGAAAGGGTTCAAAGGCCAACCCATTATAGCGTCAAATGAGGTTATCCTGAAATCTAAAAACAACAATGTCAGATTGTATACGGTGCCACGTTCATCAGTAACAGAAGTACAGCAAAACAGCAAACCATCCGAGTGGCGGGTTGCCAGCCCGGAGTTTGTGAGCAATTTTAGTGCAACCGGTTATTACTTTGGCCGCCTGCTTAATGACATGCTGAATGTGCCTGTAGGTTTAATTAATTGCAGTTACAGTGGCTCGTTTGCTGAGGCATGGGTAGATGCGGATGTGTTGAAAGCTTTCCCAACAGTTAAAATACCGGCCAAAACCGACACCATAAAACAAGTAAGCCGTACGGCTACTACTTTATATAACGGCATGCTGCACCCTATTTTAGGTTACGGCATTAAAGGCGCTATATGGTACCAGGGCGAATCTAACTACGACAATCCCGACCAGTATGAAAAGCTTTTCCCAGCGCTTGTTGCCCGCTGGCGTGAGCTGTGGGCACAGGGAGATTTCCCTTTCTACTTTGCACAAATAGCGCCTTACGATTATGCCCAGCTACCACCCTACAACAAAGGCGGCAAATACAACTCGGCCTACCTGCGCGATGCACAGCGCAAATCACAAAAAACCATACCTAACAGTGCCATGGCCGTACTAATGGATATTGGCGAGCAGGCGAGCATTCACCCGGCTCATAAGGAACCCGGCGGAACCCGTTTGGCTTACCTTGCCTTGGGTAAAACCTATGGGATAAAAGGGTTTGGTTTTGCCAGTCCGGAGTATGAATCTATTAACGTAAAGGATACGGCCGCCGTAATAAGGTTTGTTAATGCCAACAACGGTCTAACATCGTACAGTAAGCCTTTAACGCAATTTGAAATAGCGGGCGATGATCAGAAATTTTACCCGGCTAAGGCAGTTATCAATGGCAGCTCCGTTACGGTATCGGCTCCACAGGTTAAAAAACCAGTTGCGGTACGGTACGCCTTCCGCGATTTTATTGTAGGTGAATTGTATGGAACCGACGGCCTCCCGGTATCTTCTTTCAGAACAGATAACTGGCCGATGTAATGAGACGCATTAGCCACCTAATTTATTTTATATTGCTGTTGTGCTGTTATGCTGCACAAGCACAAACAACTGAATTAAGGCAGAACCATGTTATATGGACAAGCCAAAGCCAAAATTCGGGCGAATCTATGCCTTGTGGAGGTGGCGATATTGGGCTTAACGTTTGGGTTGAAAAGGGTGAACTGTTTTTTTACATTTCAAGAAGCGGCACTTTTGATGAGAATAATACCATGCTCAAGCTGGGCCGCGTACGGGTGAAGCTGTCACCCAACCCGCTCGAAGGGAAAGATTTTAAGCAGGAACTATCCTTACAAACAGGCGCTGTACATATTGAAGGCAGCAATACCGGCTTGAAGGCTGATCTTAAAATTTGGGTGGACGTTTTTAACCCGGTAATACACGTTGAGGTAAAAGCCAGTAAACCGGTATTAGTGCAGGCTGCCTACGAAAACTGGCGTTTTAAAGACCGTTTTACCAGCGGTAAGGAGAACAATCAAAGTTCCTGGAAATGGGCTAAGAATCCGGATATAAAAACAGCTAAGGATCAGGTTAATTTTACCAGTAATGGAATTCAGTTTTACCACCAAAACACCGGCAAAACCATTTTTGATACCACAGTGGTACATGAGGGCATGGCCGCTGTAAAATCTCAACTCTATAATCCACTCTTCTACTTAACATTTGGCGGACGTATGCAGGGCAATGGCATGTTGCCCGGGGGCACTTATGAGGGTACGTATGCAGGCACGCCTTTTAAGGGCTTAAGTTTAAAGAGCCAATCGGCCACCAAAACGCAAAGCTTTGAGGTTTACTTACACACCGAGCAAACCCCATCCGCAAGCACCTGGCAAGCGAGCCTACAAAAAACGATATCAAAAGCTGTACAATCCTCACACAAAGCCCTTACAACTACGCAAAATTGGTGGAAACAATACTGGAATCGCAGTTTTATACATATCAATACCGATTCGGTACAAACGGAAGCCTGGCAGGTAGGGCGCAATTACCAACTGTTCCGTTACATGCTGGGGTGCAATGCGTTTGGCCAGTTCCCTAGTAAATCAAACGGCGGACTTTTTACTTACGATCCCAATTTTATTGACACGGCCATTAAGCTTACCCCCGATTTTCGTCTTTGGGGAGGTGGTTTAATTACGGCACAAAACCAGCGACTGGTCTATTTCCCCATGCTTAAAAACGGCGACTGGGACTTGATGAAACCACAGTTTGACTTTTATCTGCGAATTTTAAAAAATGCTGAATTGCGCTCACAAACCTACTGGGGGCACCCGGGCGCCAGCTTTACTGAACAGCTGGAAAACTTTGGCCTTCCTAACATATCTGAATACGGCTGGAAACGTCCGGCCAGTTTTGATAAGGGAGTAGAATACAATGCCTGGCTCGAATATGAGTGGGATACCGTACTGGAGTTTTGTTACATGATGCTAGAGACTGAACGCTATACAGGTAGAGACATTAAACCGTACATCCCTTTTATTGAAAGCTGCCTTACTTTTTTTAATGAGCATTACCAATACATAGCCCGTAACAGGGGCAGCAAGGTGTTTGATGCAGCCGGACATTTAGTTTTATATCCCGGATCGGCAGGTGAAACGTTTAAAATGACTTACAATTCTACCTCCACTATAGCCGCCTTAAAAACAGTGCTCACCCGTTTGCTGGAACTACCTGATGAATATCTTAGTACCGAAAAACGCACTGCTTGGGAAACCATGCTTAAGCGCATTCCGCCAATCAGCTTCAGAGAATTTAACGGCCATAAAACCATTGCACCAGCGCAAAGCTGGGAACGGGTGAATAATGTAGAGACCATGCAACTTTACCCGGTTTATCCCTGGGGCATTTATGGCATAGGCAAACCCGATCTGGACGTAGCACTAAATACCTGGAAATATGATACCCTGGCCGTAAAATTCAGAAGCGGCATTGGCTGGAAACAAGATAACATTTTTGCGGCTCGGCTGGGTTTAACAGATGAAGCCACAAAGCTTACACTCGTTAAGCTAAAAGACTCCGGCCGGCGCTTCCCGGCGTTTTGGGGACCGGGTTTTGATTGGACGCCCGATCATAACTGGGGAGGCTCGGGCATGATTGGCTTGCAGGAAATGCTGCTGCAAACAGATGGCAGAAAAATATACCTGCTACCTGCCTGGCCAAAAAAATGGGATGTACACTTCAAATTGCACGCCCCTTATGAAACTACCATCGAAGTTAAAGTAAAACATGGCAAGCTTACCTATTTAAATGTATGGCCGGAGAGCAGAAGGGCTGATGTGGTTAATATGTTGAAATAACTCCAAAATGAAATTTCTAGTTTCGAACGGCGATAAGACGTCCTTTGAGGTTAATAAGCCAGTCGCTTAAAAAGATTCTCGCATACGCTCGAAAATGACAACAGTACATTTATAGTAAAAGAGCCTGGCAAATGCCAGGCTCTTTTACTATAAATTTGCCATCTCGAACTAGAGAGATTTTCGAACCGATCAGATTATTGCTCAGATAATATCTCTCTTTGTACTCGAAATGAGCTTTAAATTATTTGTTAAACTGTTGAGTCTATCTATCCACCGGCATCCAGGTTTCCATATCAACATGTCCGCGGTTTCCCCAGGCGTAGTAAGGTATTAACCGGATGCTTATTTTTGATGATTCAGTACTGGCTACCTCACGGTAAAGCGTATTTTGCCAGCTACCTCCATTTTTAACATCCGCCTTGCCGGTTAAGCTCATGATAGGGCTATTTTGGATGCGGATCAACTCCGGCTTTAAATCATTTTTTAACGGAATAGCAATGTTAAATACCTTTTGTCCCTTGGGTAAATCGGCCGATTCCAGGCAATATACTACTGGTCCGCGTTTTACCGCTACCTGGTTCCGGGTTTCTTCAACCAATGGGTTTGCTTCCAACAATTTTACCGGCATAGGCAGGTTTAGTTCTATTTTGTCTCCGGCTTTCCACTGGCGGTTAACCTCCGCATACTGGCCCGATGTGATCGGCGTATTTACGGCTTGTCCATTAACTGTTAACGTTGCACCATTACACCAGCCAGGTATTCTCAAAAACAACGAGTAAGCGCTGGCTGGCGCTTGCTGCAATACAATGCTTACTTTACCATCCCAGGGGTATTCTGTAGTTTGTGTTAACTTAATTTTAGCGCCATTTTTAGTGGAAGTGTTCAATGCATTACCGCCATATAAATTAAAATACAACCCTTTGTCTGATACACTATAAGCATAATTACCCACCTCCGCAATGGTACGTACCACATTGGGCGGGCAGCAGTTAGATAACTTGATATATCCCACTCTGTCCTTTGACCACCGCTGATTAAATGGCAAATCGTCCGAATAGCTCATGGGATTAGTGTATAAAAAGTTCTTACCATTAAGGCTAATGCCCGATAATACGCTGTTATATAAAGCCAGTTCCATTACATCAGCATATTGTGCTTTGCCGGTGGTTTGCAGCATACGCCAGTTCCATAATACGTTACCAATATTGGCGCAGGTTTCGTTGTGTGACGTAAAGTTAGGTAGCTGGTAATCACGCCCGTACGCCTGATGCACCTTCTGTACATCAACCGGGTTATAAGAAGTACCGTCGGGCGATACGCCATCGTACAAGGCCCCTGTACCACCGGTTACGTACATTTTGCGGTTCACCACATCGTTCCACATCAGGTTAAGCGTATGCATTAACGTACTATCTCCGGTTTCGGCGTACACATCGGCAGCGCCGGCAAACAGGTAATTAGCCCTTACTGCATGGCCCATAGCTTTGGTTTGCTGGCGGAATGGAATGCGATCCTGGTTGTCGTCAGTTCCGTCTTTCATTAAGCCGCGTATATCAATCAGGTTTTTGGATAGCTCCAGGTATTTAGGATTGCGGGTAGTGCGGTACATCTCAACCACTCCCATATAGTGCGAAGGGCAGATGGCATTTCGCGCCAGCTCGGGCGATGCGGTTTTATAGAATTTATATAAATAATCAGTAGCTTTAATAGCCACGTTAAGCAGCGTTTTTTTACCAGTAGCACGGTAATGTACACAGCCTGCAGTCATCAAATGCCCAAGATTATAAGTCTCAAAGTTCAGCCTGTCGGCAAAGGCCTTTGCATTTTTAGGATCGTTGTGCTGAGCAATAATAGTAGGTGTATGTATGTAACCGTCTGCCCGTTGCGCTTTAGCTATCACCGCTATGGTTTTATCCATTAAGCCATCAAGCTTGGGGTCGCGTGTTACGCTGTACATGCTTGCCACAGCCTCAAACAGCTTGTAAAAGTCACCATCATGAAACGGCGGACCAGAATGCGAACCGGTATCAAGCCCCGCTGCTATTTCAAAATTCCGGAACGCATGGCTAACCTTAGGATCGGTATACACCGCCCACAAATTCGGGATCATGGTGTCGCGGCAAACCTGAAAACGGTCGGCCCAAAAACCTTTTGTCCAGGTTACATTACCCATATCAACACTACCTAGCTTGGCGTACGGGCTGGCCGAGGTATTGACCAAGGCTTTGCT
Protein-coding sequences here:
- a CDS encoding bifunctional aldolase/short-chain dehydrogenase — protein: MSVNTTEFKHVSYLWDDAKAAELAGDEVALLIYRSNLLGADLRLTNYGGGNTSCKLMQKDPLTGQEVEVMWIKGSGGDIGTLKKSGLAALYVDRLRSLKNVYRGVEFEDEMVELFNHSIFDLASKAPSIDTPLHGFLPFAHIDHLHPDAAIAIAAAKDGKQITEELFGGTIGWVEWKKPGFELGLQLKACLDANPGIRGIMLGSHGLFTWGDTAYESYINTLEVIEKCAEYLEQNYGKKGPVFGGQKIQSLDEANRKKQAVALAPILRGFCSSERNMIGHFTDDARVLEYINSNDLERLAPMGTSCPDHFLRTKISPLVLDLTPDADLSDVEGLKAKLAPAFEAYRQMYTDYYNTCKHDNSPAIRDTNPVIILYPGVGMFSFSKDKQTARVAAEFYTNAINVMKGAEAISEYTSLPRQEAFDIEYWLLEEAKLQRMPKPKALSGRIALITGSAGGIGKAIAKKFVEEGAVVILNDMNAERLEGTGEEFKAAYGKDSYATAVMDVTSADQIQAAMDVAALNFGGVDLIVNNAGLSISKTIGDHTEKDWDLLYDVLVKGQFFVTQAAVAVMKKQAIGGDVINIVSKNALVSGPNNAGYGSAKAAQLHLSRLNAAELGPDKIRVNVVNPDAVISDSNIWAGGWAEGRAKAYGITVAELPAYYAKRTLLNEIILPIDIANACFALTGGLLAKSTGNVINVDGGVAAGFVR
- the rhaT gene encoding L-rhamnose/proton symporter RhaT; amino-acid sequence: MQAILGVIFHFIGGFASGSFYIPYKKVKGWAWESFWIVGGLFSWLIVPPLAAWLTIPNFTEIIKNTSFSILQLTYIFGVLWGIGGLTYGLGVRYLGVALGSSVILGLCSIFGSLIPSIYYEFNPEPKKDTISTLMNTHWGQMVLLGILVCVIGIFICGKAGVMKERELSKDQEAANNNSDYKFGLGITLAIISGVLSACFNFGIEAGHTMAETANNLWMAKNPGQGNFLYQNNVTYIVILWGGLTTNLIYCMILNARNKTFGNYTDKKTPLLANYLFSALAGTTWFLQFFFYGMGESRLGNGPSSWILHMAFIILIANIWGLVLKEWKGVSRKAFTTVIAGIATIILSVLIVGYGNSLK
- a CDS encoding GntR family transcriptional regulator, whose amino-acid sequence is MKPISFLEYIEIDYYSSTPKYLQLANSIAKAVRDGRLNKNDTLPSINELNYNFEISRDTAEKAYKHLKSIGILGSVPGKGYYIKSSETLQRFKVFLMFNKLSTHKKLIYDAIIAGLDNQAAVDFYIYNNDFSLFKKMLENASEDYTHFVIIGHFLEGGDTAHEVINKIPKEKLILLDKLVKGVEGEYAAVYENFEQDIFHALEQALKPLSKYHTIKITFPEHTYHSNEILKGFFSFCTQYAFNYKVVHDIQSEPLHSGEVYITLMENDVVVLIERLLQTKYKIGEDIGVISYNETPLKKIILNGLTTISTDFQKMGEIVAQMIINNQREHVENPFYLTLRASL
- a CDS encoding sialate O-acetylesterase, whose product is MRISVIKTIVAFLMVMGAIQSKAQVKLASLFTSNMVLQQQMDVPIWGWDTPGKAITITTSWNKKLYKAAADQTGKWKIKISTPAAGGPYTITISNGQITKLDNVLIGEVWVLGGQSNMEMPMKGFKGQPIIASNEVILKSKNNNVRLYTVPRSSVTEVQQNSKPSEWRVASPEFVSNFSATGYYFGRLLNDMLNVPVGLINCSYSGSFAEAWVDADVLKAFPTVKIPAKTDTIKQVSRTATTLYNGMLHPILGYGIKGAIWYQGESNYDNPDQYEKLFPALVARWRELWAQGDFPFYFAQIAPYDYAQLPPYNKGGKYNSAYLRDAQRKSQKTIPNSAMAVLMDIGEQASIHPAHKEPGGTRLAYLALGKTYGIKGFGFASPEYESINVKDTAAVIRFVNANNGLTSYSKPLTQFEIAGDDQKFYPAKAVINGSSVTVSAPQVKKPVAVRYAFRDFIVGELYGTDGLPVSSFRTDNWPM
- a CDS encoding DUF5703 domain-containing protein yields the protein MRRISHLIYFILLLCCYAAQAQTTELRQNHVIWTSQSQNSGESMPCGGGDIGLNVWVEKGELFFYISRSGTFDENNTMLKLGRVRVKLSPNPLEGKDFKQELSLQTGAVHIEGSNTGLKADLKIWVDVFNPVIHVEVKASKPVLVQAAYENWRFKDRFTSGKENNQSSWKWAKNPDIKTAKDQVNFTSNGIQFYHQNTGKTIFDTTVVHEGMAAVKSQLYNPLFYLTFGGRMQGNGMLPGGTYEGTYAGTPFKGLSLKSQSATKTQSFEVYLHTEQTPSASTWQASLQKTISKAVQSSHKALTTTQNWWKQYWNRSFIHINTDSVQTEAWQVGRNYQLFRYMLGCNAFGQFPSKSNGGLFTYDPNFIDTAIKLTPDFRLWGGGLITAQNQRLVYFPMLKNGDWDLMKPQFDFYLRILKNAELRSQTYWGHPGASFTEQLENFGLPNISEYGWKRPASFDKGVEYNAWLEYEWDTVLEFCYMMLETERYTGRDIKPYIPFIESCLTFFNEHYQYIARNRGSKVFDAAGHLVLYPGSAGETFKMTYNSTSTIAALKTVLTRLLELPDEYLSTEKRTAWETMLKRIPPISFREFNGHKTIAPAQSWERVNNVETMQLYPVYPWGIYGIGKPDLDVALNTWKYDTLAVKFRSGIGWKQDNIFAARLGLTDEATKLTLVKLKDSGRRFPAFWGPGFDWTPDHNWGGSGMIGLQEMLLQTDGRKIYLLPAWPKKWDVHFKLHAPYETTIEVKVKHGKLTYLNVWPESRRADVVNMLK
- a CDS encoding glycoside hydrolase family 127 protein, encoding MMRSVVKILCIGALTTISATAFAQSKALVNTSASPYAKLGSVDMGNVTWTKGFWADRFQVCRDTMIPNLWAVYTDPKVSHAFRNFEIAAGLDTGSHSGPPFHDGDFYKLFEAVASMYSVTRDPKLDGLMDKTIAVIAKAQRADGYIHTPTIIAQHNDPKNAKAFADRLNFETYNLGHLMTAGCVHYRATGKKTLLNVAIKATDYLYKFYKTASPELARNAICPSHYMGVVEMYRTTRNPKYLELSKNLIDIRGLMKDGTDDNQDRIPFRQQTKAMGHAVRANYLFAGAADVYAETGDSTLMHTLNLMWNDVVNRKMYVTGGTGALYDGVSPDGTSYNPVDVQKVHQAYGRDYQLPNFTSHNETCANIGNVLWNWRMLQTTGKAQYADVMELALYNSVLSGISLNGKNFLYTNPMSYSDDLPFNQRWSKDRVGYIKLSNCCPPNVVRTIAEVGNYAYSVSDKGLYFNLYGGNALNTSTKNGAKIKLTQTTEYPWDGKVSIVLQQAPASAYSLFLRIPGWCNGATLTVNGQAVNTPITSGQYAEVNRQWKAGDKIELNLPMPVKLLEANPLVEETRNQVAVKRGPVVYCLESADLPKGQKVFNIAIPLKNDLKPELIRIQNSPIMSLTGKADVKNGGSWQNTLYREVASTESSKISIRLIPYYAWGNRGHVDMETWMPVDR